AACAAAGATCGTTGCTCCGCTTTTTTATTTTTTGTTGGGAGATTTTCCGTTGGCTGTTATGTATTGCGTGGCGAACGGGGCAAGTTCTCTGTTCCCTTGCAAAGATGAAAAGTATGCCGAGTTTGGTTATGCGGCAGCAAAAATGGACGAAGTGCTTAATTATATCCCTGCGCGTATTACGGCAATGTTGGTGGTGATCGCATCGTTTATTCTGCGTTATGATGCGAGCCAAGCTGTTAATATGATTCGTCGTGATGCTGATAAGTATCCGGGACCCAATGGTGGATGTACCGAAGCTGCTATAGCAGGCGCGCTCAACATTCGATTGGGTGGTACAACTTTTTATAAGGGAAAAGAAATTGAACGTGAATATGTCGGAGATGCATCGGAAAAAGTTAGTGAAGAGCATATTGATAAAGCAATACGCCTTCTGTATACGGTGGTAGTTCTCTTCTGTCTGATCGGTGTTGTAATCAAGTTGATGGGAGGCGGCGTTTAATGCAGTCTTTTTTGACAGGCCTGCAATTCCTTTCCAGAATCCGTATTGTGCGTCAAAATGACTGGTCGGATGAGCGGTTTTCGCGAAGTGTACAATATTTTCCGCTTGTCGGTGCATCTGTCGGTGCAGTCATGGCAATCGTATCGTATCTGCTGATATTCGTACTGCCATCTATAGGGTTTACGATTCCCGCAACGGGACTGACAGCTATCCTTTTAGCATTATGGCTGTATCTAGGTGGCGGATTGACGTGTGACGGATTCATGGATACGATGGATGGTGTGTTCTCGGGACGAGATCGCGAGAAGATGCTTGTTATTATGAAAGATAGTCGTGTCGGTGCGAACGGTGTTGTCGGCTTCGTGATGCTGGTCATGCTCAAATGGGCGATGCTGATGTCGATACCGCTTGCAGATATCCCGATGGCTTTTTTCATGGCGGCGATTCTTGGAAAATTGGCCATGGTGATTGCGATCGTTAGATTCCCGTATGCACGTCCCGACGGTATCGGCAAGATGTTTCAACTGTGCGCGAATAGTAGGACTCTGCTTGTTGCGGCAGGTTGTACGGTAATATGCTTATTTCCGTTTGGCGTTGTGTCGCTTATTTGCGGCGTGGGAGCAGTCTGCGGTGCACTTTATTTAGGAAGATATATAACACGTGTACTTGGCGGTTTGACAGGCGATGTGTACGGTGCCGTTAACGAAACGATAGAATTATTGGTTTTGGTTTTGTTGGTGTTTATCACCAATTATCATTAAACCGGGTATGATACAAAGTGGTATGTCAGCTGTGTTTTTGCACATAGTGATACGATACTATGATAAAATATAAAATCGACAG
Above is a window of Selenomonadales bacterium DNA encoding:
- a CDS encoding cobalamin biosynthesis protein; this encodes MEKYMIVLAVLADLIIGKKRTKEYSAMMTTGIAAALGIKLWDESEEPSKQRKKGVVLVCATIMLSYISAIVLAIALMMLGPWGYFLGSVLIVAFLIIPRSLSEAAYEIREALSEGNIVQARRCTFEIVDCDTDMMGREELARAVIGAVAEKLVTKIVAPLFYFLLGDFPLAVMYCVANGASSLFPCKDEKYAEFGYAAAKMDEVLNYIPARITAMLVVIASFILRYDASQAVNMIRRDADKYPGPNGGCTEAAIAGALNIRLGGTTFYKGKEIEREYVGDASEKVSEEHIDKAIRLLYTVVVLFCLIGVVIKLMGGGV
- the cobS gene encoding adenosylcobinamide-GDP ribazoletransferase, whose protein sequence is MQSFLTGLQFLSRIRIVRQNDWSDERFSRSVQYFPLVGASVGAVMAIVSYLLIFVLPSIGFTIPATGLTAILLALWLYLGGGLTCDGFMDTMDGVFSGRDREKMLVIMKDSRVGANGVVGFVMLVMLKWAMLMSIPLADIPMAFFMAAILGKLAMVIAIVRFPYARPDGIGKMFQLCANSRTLLVAAGCTVICLFPFGVVSLICGVGAVCGALYLGRYITRVLGGLTGDVYGAVNETIELLVLVLLVFITNYH